One window from the genome of Cucumis melo cultivar AY chromosome 12, USDA_Cmelo_AY_1.0, whole genome shotgun sequence encodes:
- the LOC103497138 gene encoding protein TOC75-3, chloroplastic yields the protein MPALAAHTHLPTSTNFPNSPVSRRTRRIPPPIAASTNPHLPTFKCHLSSSSQTPEPIQSTSSKPHLKSIAKALALSSSVTLVIKFCSFLGNGDGNFGGGGGFGGGSGGGGGGDGGGDSGGFWRKFFSSAALADEPQNQEWDSHGLPANIMVQLNKLSGFKKYKVSDILFFDRWRGITVGTEDSFFEMVSLRPGGIYTKAQLQKELETLATCGMFEKVDLDGKTNADGTLEIQISFAESTWQSAERFRCINVGLMQQTKPMEMDSDMTDKEKLEYYRSQEKDYKRRIERARPCMLPDSVYSEVLKMLRDKGKVSARLLQKIRDMVQKWYHDEGYACAQVVNFGNLNTKEVVCEVVEGDITQLVIQFQDKLGNIVEGNTQLPVVRRELPRQLRPGYVFNIEAGKQALRNINSLALFSNIEVNPRPDEKNEGGIIVEIKLKELDQKTAEVSSEWSIVPGRGGRPTLASLQPGGTVTFEHRNIKGLNRSILGTITTSNFFNPQDDLSFKLEYVHPYLDGVYNPRNRTLRVSCFNSRKLSPVFTGGPGADEVPPIWVDRAGVKANITENFTRQSKFTYGAVVEEIITRDESSNICPNGQRALLGGGISADGPPTTLSGTGTDRMAFLQANITRDNTKFVNGAIVGERNVFQVDQGIGVGSNYPFFNRHQLTLTQFLQLKEVEEGAGKPPPPVLVLHGHYGGCVGDLPSYDAFTLGGPYSVRGYNMGELGAARNILELAAELRIPVKGTHVYAFAEHGNDLGSSKNVKGNPTEVYRRMGHGSSYGAGVKLGLVRAEYAVDNNSGTGALFFRFGERF from the exons ATGCCAGCCCTCGCCGCTCATACCCATCTCCCCACTTCTACAAATTTCCCCAACTCACCGGTTTCCCGTCGCACTCGCCGGATTCCGCCTCCTATCGCTGCTTCTACCAACCCCCATCTTCCCACCTTCAAATGCcatctttcttcctcttctcaAACCCCAGAACCCATTCAATCCACCTCTTCAAAACCCCATCTCAAATCCATTGCTAAAGCCCTTGCTCTGTCTTCCTCTGTTACCCTTgttatcaaattctgttctttTCTTGGAAATGGGGATGGGAACTTTGGTGGGGGTGGTGGATTTGGTGGTGGGAGTGGTGGAGGTGGTGGTGGTGACGGTGGTGGGGATAGTGGTGGGTTTTGGAGGAAATTCTTTTCCTCTGCTGCACTGGCTGATGAGCCTCAGAATCAGGAGTGGGATTCTCATGGCTTGCCTGCTAACATTATGGTCCAGCTCAATAAGCTTAGTGGGTTTAAGAAATATAAGGTTTCTGATATTTTATTCTTTGATCGTTGGAGGGGAATCACCGTTGGTACTGAGGACTCGTTCTTTGAGATGGTTTCGTTGAGACCTGGTGGGATATACACCAAGGCTCAGCTTCAGAAAGAGCTGGAAACACTTGCGACTTGTGGGATGTTTGAGAAGGTTGATTTGGATGGGAAAACTAACGCTGATGGTACACTTGAAATCCAAATTTCGTTCGCTGAAAGTACTTGGCAATCTGCCGAGAGGTTTAGATGTATCAATGTTGGTCTGATGCAACAGACAAAACCAATGGAAATGGACTCTGATATGACGGACAAAGAGAAGCTTGAGTATTATAGGAGCCAAGAGAAGGATTACAAGAGGAGAATTGAGAGAGCGAGACCATGTATGTTGCCAGATTCAGTGTATTCGGAGGTGCTTAAGATGTTGAGAGATAAGGGAAAAGTCAGTGCGAGGCTTTTGCAGAAGATTCGGGATATGGTTCAGAAATGGTACCATGATGAAGGGTATGCTTGTGCTCAGGTGGTAAATTTTGGGAATTTGAATACCAAGGAGGTTGTTTGTGAGGTGGTGGAAGGGGACATAACTCAGTTGGTGATTCAGTTCCAAGATAAGCTTGGTAATATTGTTGAGGGAAATACTCAACTCCCTGTGGTGAGGAGGGAACTACCCAGGCAG CTTCGCCCAGGCTACGTTTTTAACATAGAAGCAGGAAAGCAAGCTCTGAGGAACATCAACTCACTTGCCTTGTTCTCAAATATTGAAGTGAATCCACGACCTGATGAGAAAAATGAAGGTGGGATTATTGTTGAAATTAAACTTAAAGAACTGGACCAAAAAACTGCTGAAGTCAGTTCAGAATGGAGCATTGTGCCTGGGCGTGGTGGACGTCCCACTTTG GCTTCACTGCAGCCTGGTGGAACGGTTACTTTTGAACATCGAAATATCAAAGGATTAAATCGATCTATTCTAGGCACTATAACAACTAGTAACTTTTTCAATCCTCAG GATGACCTTTCATTTAAGCTTGAGTATGTGCATCCATATTTGGATGGTGTCTATAACCCACGCAACCGAACTCTTCGAGTTAGTTGCTTCAACAGCCGAAAACTGAGTCCTGTCTTCACTGGCGGACCAGGGGCAGATGAAGTTCCACCTATATGGGTTGATCGAGCTGGTGTTAAGGCTAACATTACTGAG AATTTCACCCGCCAAAGCAAATTTACTTATGGGGCTGTTGTGGAAGAGATAATCACAAGGGACGAAAGTAGTAATATCTGTCCAAATGGCCAGAGGGCATTACTTGGTGGAGGTATTAGTGCTGATGGACCACCCACAACTCTAAGTGGGACTGGTACTGATAGGATGGCATTTTTACAAGCAAATATAACGCGGGATAATACAAAATTTGTTAATGGTGCTATAGTTGGAGAGAGGAATGTATTTCAG GTAGACCAAGGCATTGGGGTGGGCAGCAATTATCCGTTCTTCAACCGCCACCAACTTACATTGACGCAGTTTCTCCAGCTGAAGGAGGTCGAGGAAGGTGCCGGCAAACCACCTCCTCCTGTGCTTGTCCTCCATGGCCATTATGGTGGCTGTGTAGGAGACCTTCCAAGTTATGATGCTTTTACCCTTGGAGGACCATATTCTGTGAGAGGTTACAATATGGGTGAGTTAGGTGCAGCACGAAACATCCTCGAG CTTGCAGCGGAGCTACGAATCCCTGTTAAGGGCACACATGTATATGCATTTGCCGAACATGGGAACGATCTTGGAAGTTCGAAAAATGTGAAGGGAAACCCAACGGAGGTATATAGGCGAATGGGACATGGTTCGTCATACGGTGCTGGTGTCAAGTTGGGGCTTGTTCGAGCCGAGTATGCTGTGGACAATAACTCAGGCACAGGTGCTTTGTTTTTCCGTTTTGGAGAAAGGTTTTGA